The Malassezia japonica chromosome 5, complete sequence genome contains a region encoding:
- a CDS encoding uncharacterized protein (EggNog:ENOG503Q4DJ; COG:T), whose protein sequence is MAQSAQTPESLSFLQERLTEKPFSLQSTATVNDSWTMDGNLAAPRGVRPMDIYGDLTMDNAGPNSEPQLEATLISTLRDASSPEIDTDISRTSSTSTKGSSTESAPVWSSKSSSQYSEAPAEPAANEPGLAPSAEIATSAKEHSHAASAEEAKSEDEDKASRLQVKRLHSILELLDTERNYTEDLDMLVNVFFAQLRTLPYFMENGQRLRTVVRNADELMALHRDLTTRLTDIVERAMKADAPSDAADRAVVECANTITALAPRFVVYNEFCARQKESLAHIDAVEHRAGEWELFKQRTNEAAQRFMESSSEDASPASSTSPSPRAATQRRLLFRDFFIKPIQRVCLYPIILQTVQKNSPGVGQEELAQAIELMRNVGLDVDRASKRRESALLTEMIGARLEYTTAFSPSLLTSLGECKMSGNLDVLHHHSRLAPLANPLPIKYYGCFLFADFLLMVKVRRNHSYTARYWFPLADARLERTEPHESYLRHAFRLTVRGHHFEMIASTAKECHLWLSALEELLERGPAKMRRLNGADVPFPCNLISDGAAPEATEDPLRAFFAHRTLSPDSQAAGRGRATPATPHAEILLRHKSPPRRAAIDRGMLFSDACISARTSVDQDGMLSHTTLVSPSTLGSTVGSKFNLSRLSGSETLSLKLPSRAISEEPTVNAPPSMQSEDASPLESPMATAPSSPTLRSVSSFAFPSENGELGEGASRGFRRRMRDSFSRRSSVQLDFAELVAAQEQAQQAHALSRRSSLTGLSGRSSAIVSPSASQLHVNEVGQMSKVQAPPLTIDTSDAIKTPTPTTGAASLRASLSSTRSMRENAKAFFSPTTQRFPTSPEEDSASPAGTLKRSSSLNWSALRARNWSTASLKGLAPRRGSMDLDQDLGMPEPPRCSSRASLADTSCPTPSLSTHASSEAVSAPASRAPSPKRKFAMRFLQRNRISPMAPIDPQSSATCDQH, encoded by the coding sequence ATGGCTCAGTCGGCGCAGACGCCTGAATCTCTTTCGTTCCTGCAGGAACGCTTGACCGAGAAGCCATTCTCCCTGCAGTCTACCGCCACGGTCAACGATTCGTGGACCATGGATGGCAATCTGGCTGCGCCACGCGGTGTGCGGCCGATGGACATCTATGGCGATCTGACCATGGATAATGCGGGGCCAAACAGTGAGCcacagctcgaggcgactCTTATATCGACGCTTCGCGATGCGTCATCTCCTGAGATCGACACTGACATCAGCCGTACGTCGTCCACTTCGACGAAGGGCTCAAGCACTGAGTCGGCTCCTGTTTGGAGCTCCAAGTCGAGCTCGCAATATAGCGAGGCACCTGCCGAGCCGGCAGCGAACGAACCCGGTCTTGCGCCTAGCGCTGAAATCGCGACGAGTGCCAAGGAGCACAGCCACGCGGCCAGTGCTGAGGAGGCGAAATCGGAGGATGAGGACAAGGCGTCGCGCTTGCAAGTCAAGCGGCTGCATTCGATCCTCGAGCTACTCGACACGGAGCGTAACTATACGGAGGACCTTGACATGCTGGTCAACGTATTCTTTGCGCAGTTGCGTACCCTTCCCTACTTCATGGAAAATGGCCAGCGTCTTCGCACGGTCGTGCGCAATGCAGACGAGCTAATGGCTCTTCACCGCGATCTGACGACGCGTCTCACTGATATTGTCGAGCGTGCTATGAAGGCGGATGCCCCGAGCGATGCCGCGGACCGTGCAGTGGTCGAGTGTGCCAACACCATTACGGCACTTGCGCCACGCTTCGTGGTATACAACGAGTTTTGTGCTCGTCAAAAAGAATCTCTCGCGCATATTGACGCGGTAGAACACCGCGCGGGTGAGTGGGAGCTGTTTAAGCAGCGTACCAACGAGGCTGCGCAGCGTTTCATGGAGTCTTCCTCCGAGGATGCGAGCCCAGCGAGCAGTACTTCGCCCTCTCCCCGTGCTGCGACCCAACGGCGCTTGCTCTTCCGGGACTTTTTCATCAAGCCGATCCAACGTGTGTGCTTGTACCCCATTATTTTGCAGACCGTCCAGAAAAACTCACCAGGCGTCGGTCAAGAGGAACTGGCACAGGCTATTGAGCTCATGCGGAACGTCGGTCTTGATGTGGACCGGGCGAgcaagcggcgcgagtCGGCGCTACTGACCGAGATGATCGGTGCGCGTCTTGAGTATACGACAGCCTTCTCGCCTTCTCTCCTGACGTCTCTTGGTGAATGTAAGATGTCGGGCAATCTCGACGTTTTGCACCACCACAGCCGGCTTGCACCCCTGGCAAATCCTCTTCCGATCAAGTACTATGGTTGCTTTTTGTTTGCCGATTTCTTGCTAATGGTCAAGGTACGCCGCAACCACTCCTACACGGCACGGTACTGGTTCCCTCTGGCAGACGCACGTCTAGAGCGTACGGAGCCACACGAGAGCTACCTTCGCCATGCCTTCCGACTCACGGTCCGTGGTCATCACTTTGAGATGATTGCGTCGACCGCGAAGGAATGTCACCTGTGGCTCAGTGCACTGGAGGAGCTCCTTGAACGTGGCCCAGCCAAGATGCGTCGCCTAAACGGAGCCGATGTACCTTTCCCTTGCAATCTAATCAGCGACGGGGCTGCACCCGAGGCCACGGAAGACCCCCTACGTGCCTTTTTCGCGCACCGCACCCTCAGCCCGGATTCGCAGGCCGCCGGTCGTGGTCGCGCGACCCCTGCCACTCCTCATGCCGAGATCCTGCTCCGCCACAAGTCGCCGCCccgccgtgcggcgatcGACCGTGGCATGCTGTTTTCGGACGCTTGCATCTCGGCCCGCACCTCAGTCGACCAAGATGGCATGCTCTCGCATACGACACTCGTCTCCCCTTCTACCCTGGGTTCCACGGTTGGCTCCAAATTCAACCTTAGCCGCCTTTCCGGCAGCGAGACGCTCTCGCTCAAACTTCCCTCGCGTGCGATCTCGGAGGAACCAACGGTGAATGCCCCCCCCTCGATGCAGAGTGAAGATGCCAGTCCTCTGGAATCGCCCATGGCCACGGCTCCATCATCGCCtacgctgcgctcggtgtCTTCGTTTGCCTTCCCCTCGGAGAATGGCGAGCTGGGCGAAGGCGCCAGCCGTGGTTTCCGgcgccgcatgcgcgaTAGCTTTTCGCGCCGGAGCAGCGTGCAGCTGGACTTTGCCGAACTTGTTGCAGCACAAGAGCaagcgcagcaggcgcatGCCCTGagccggcgcagctcgttgACGGGGCTCAGCGGACGTTCATCGGCCATCGTTTCACCTAGCGCCAGCCAGCTTCACGTGAATGAAGTGGGCCAGATGTCCAAGGTGCAAGCCCCTCCCCTCACCATCGATACTTCGGATGCGATCAAGACACCGACGCCTACGACGGGCGCTGCTTCGCTGCGTGCTTCGCtgagctcgacacgctcgatgcgcgagaATGCCAAGGCGTTCttctcgccgacgacgcagCGCTTTCCGACGTCTCCGGAAGAAGACTCGGCATCGCCCGCAGGTACGCTCAAGCGCAGCTCTTCGCTGAACTGGAGTGCACTGCGTGCTCGCAACTGGTCTACCGCATCCCTCAAAGGCCTTGCCCCGCGCCGTGGCTCGATGGATCTGGACCAGGACCTGGGCatgcccgagccgccgcggtgctcgtcgcgtgcCTCTCTTGCGGACACGTCGTGTCCTACTCCGTCGCTGTCGACGCATGCCTCCTCGGAGGCAGTGTCTGccccggcgtcgcgtgcgccgagtCCGAAGCGCAAGTTTGCAATGCGTTTCTTGCAGCGCAACCGTATCTCACCTATGGCCCCTATTGACCCGCAATCATCCGCAACATGCGACCAACACTAA
- a CDS encoding uncharacterized protein (EggNog:ENOG503NXGM; COG:J), translated as MGVDIKKHHVKTGHRSAPKSEDPYLLLLVKLYRFLARRTDSRFNKVILRRLFMSKINRPPVSVSRVIYLSRNQGGVAKEASETPKTVVVVGTITDDNRVLDLPKLSIAALRFTNTARARIEAAGGEALTLDQLAMRAPTGSNTVLIRGPKNARESVKHFGFGPHKHKKPFVRSKGRKFEKGRGRRKSRDFRV; from the exons ATG GGTGTTGACATCAAGAAGCACCACGTCAAGACGGGCCACCGTTCGGCCCCCAAGAGCGAGGACCCGTACCTGCTGCTGCTTGTGAAGCTTTACCGCttccttgcgcgccgcaccgacTCGCGCTTCAACAAGGTGATCCTCCGTCGCCTGTTTATGTCGAAGATCAACCGCCCGCCGGTTTCGGTCTCGCGTGTCATCTACCTCTCGCGCAACCAGGGCGGTGTTGCCAAGGAGGCTTCCGAGACCCCCAAGACTGTGGTCGTTGTTGGCACCATCACCGACGACAACCGTGTGCTGGACCTTCCCAAGCTCAGCATTGCCGCTCTGCGCTTCACTAAcaccgctcgcgcgcgcattGAGGCTGCTGGTGGTGAGGCCCTCAccctcgaccagctcgccaTGCGTGCCCCGACCGGTTCGAACACGGTGCTCATCCGTGGCCCCAAGAACGCTCGTGAGTCGGTCAAGCACTTCGGCTTCGGTCCCCACAAGCACAAGAAGCCGTTTGTTCGCTCGAAGGGCCGCAAGTTTGAGAAGGGTCGCGGCCGCAGAAAGTCGCGCGACTTCCGCGTCTAA
- a CDS encoding uncharacterized protein (COG:S; EggNog:ENOG503Q327) — protein sequence MTYADQQDHDEGVTQPTRMSPSGKDKGGGEAVDKALQDVPKSNDTKATDETPDDPATGPSGDTGGDDDAAEDTSVVAISVDEEAQKPKDTSDAAETSVDSASDSRKRPGSPNSDSAQRDKRARAEEGRTLEQGAEHEKSASEPPALQPPVTSTSKAPSASPAPRGERHGSALLQEQTLWGEDTGTLNVYVWDYLRRRNFSRTAQAFREECDLPEEPEVPLQTPKGLLFEYWSVFWDVFTARAGRASKEANEYNDFLEYRRSQRINKAKSKSSLLGPSLFPDATASAVAGSSQQDLALNLAPGNPLQSANAAQRLMMGDQDAAAAATLIPPATLPSATPAPQPLAANQQAHAQQQHAQQAPARQAEQQAGQQTPTKPPQPPLTQPAQQPQGQGALPQRAPGSQQQTPAPQMPVQMDQTQVQQQQQQAVPQHAQGGQMPMTNAHATQQQQLQMQQALARAQLGQGWNPGALTPQQQQNLLITAALRQGIPLEELKNMAPAARLSLFGSLIPNAAALQAQQAQQANRPDAQMQARLLLQQQQMQNQAAQANKTQPSSPAAIQALFNRQPQRMTPSMQLGPNNKAPGSGMHDESQHANANSMNAPGQDTPSMQGAAGQHDMAGRPMTPFNRDPSQNGAQGHLPGAAQQTAAQLNPQQRQMLVMQYQALQTAVKNEWMKAQSAPSPAIAQQFLVNAQQLQSKAQSIVTLLQNDPAQQQTQAGFSGGGQNQGMNPMFQLQLQLQQQQAQQQAQQQAQQQGQHTQGMQGQQVGAQPGQGQQQQQQQQQVQGPNAMAALMNHQVMLQQQQQQQQQQQQQQQQQKPGFMANTPGGSHVATNLRSGATFNELDFSGNNVNASAANPYFQQQMALNNPNAAMAFQQQQQQQQQQQRRPGMPQNQAHMQGMGNRAHSMMGVPDSAKQGASENGAPPSAAAVRGSATAPSTPVTMHANVANKQRAPSAQRAPSQAPNAGRPLGQGDPNASPWQAHASAQGMDSPSTPGAGKQKKKQGRTSTGKTPVMSNRALGGDGEGNQEKGGEQGDWDASSSKSDGGVPSSNNGMLSMSGKGLSQSMLGQGASGMQASLQSLQPHSVLGMPSAMDDMTNGLDATMSSDLGNPSALGINGGMGAGVGGTDDFASMFGVSDIFDFDFDGGNDAAGSGSGLLGSAGTSGSNHAGTNMSAGHEDKAGSDASNKVHLKAEP from the coding sequence ATGACCTACGCAGACCAACAAGACCACGACGAAGGCGTGACGCAGCCAACGCGCATGTCTCCCTCTGGTAAGGACAAGGGCGGTGGGGAAGCTGTGGACAAGGCGTTGCAGGATGTCCCCAAGTCCAATGACACCAAAGCTACAGACGAAACCCCAGACGATCCAGCGACCGGCCCCTCGGGCGACACCGgaggcgacgacgacgcggcagAAGACACGTCGGTCGTGGCGATCTCCGTGGATGAAGAGGCACAAAAGCCCAAGGATACCTCTGATGCAGCTGAAACCTCGGTCGACAGCGCGTCGGATTCGCGCAAGCGGCCGGGGTCCCCCAACTCGGactcggcgcagcgcgacaaacgcgctcgtgctgaAGAGGGGAGGACGTTGGAACAGGGTGCGGAGCACGAAAAGAGCGCATCCGAGCCCCCTGCACTGCAGCCTCCTGTGACATCGACGTCCaaggcgccgtcggcgagcccAGCCCCGCGTGGGGAGCGCCATGGTTCTGCTCTGCTACAGGAACAGACGCTGTGGGGGGAAGACACAGGGACCTTGAATGTATATGTCTGGGATTAtctgcggcggcgcaacTTCTCAcggacggcgcaggccTTCCGGGAGGAATGCGATCTGCCAGAAGAGCCCGAGGTGCCTCTACAGACCCCCAAGGGGCTCTTGTTTGAGTACTGGAGCGTTTTCTGGGACGTGTTCACCGCGCGGGCCGGACGAGCGAGCAAGGAGGCGAACGAGTACAACGACTTCTTGGAGTACCGCCGTTCGCAGCGGATCAACAAGGCGAAGAGCAAGAGCAGTTTACTCGGACCGAGCCTCTTTCCTGACGCCACGGCGTCAGCGGTGGCGGGGTCGTCCCAGCAGGATCTGGCGCTGAACCTAGCACCGGGCAACCCGCTGCAATCGGCGAATGCAGCGCAACGCCTGATGATGGGTGACCAAGacgcggcagcggcagccACGCTGATCCCGCCTGCGACGTTGCCCTCTGCGACGCCTGCACCTcagccgctcgcggcgaaTCAGCAGGCGCATGCCCAGCAGCAGCATGCCCAGCAGGCACCAGCgcggcaggccgagcagcaggccggCCAGCAGACGCCGACGAAACCACCTCAACCTCCGCTCACCCagcctgcgcagcagcccCAGGGCCAGGGCGCGTTGCCGCAACGTGCCCCTGGATCACAGCAGCAGACGCCTGCGCCCCAGATGCCGGTGCAGATGGATCAGACAcaggtgcagcagcagcagcagcaggccgtgcCGCAGCATGCGCAAGGGGGTCAGATGCCGATGACGAATGCGCACGCGACACAACAGCAGCAGCTTCAAATGCAGCAGGCactcgcgcgtgcgcaactTGGCCAAGGCTGGAATCCGGGTGCGCTGACGCCACAGCAGCAGCAAAACCTACTGATTACGGCGGCGTTGCGTCAGGGTATTCCGCTGGAAGAGCTCAAGAACATGgctcctgcggcgcgtctttCATTGTTTGGCAGCCTCATTCCCAATGCTGCTGCactgcaggcgcagcaggcgcagcaggcgaaCCGACCTGATGCACAGATGCAGGCGCGGCTCttgctgcagcagcagcagatGCAGAATCAGGCTGCGCAAGCGAACAAGACGCAACCCTCATCGCCCGCTGCGATACAGGCCCTGTTTAACCGGCAGCCGCAGCGCATGACACCTTCAATGCAGCTGGGTCCGAACAACAAGGCGCCTGGCTCTGGTATGCACGATGAGTCGCAGCATGCCAATGCCAACTCCATGAATGCTCCGGGACAGGATACCCCGAGCATGCAGGGCGCTGCAGGCCAGCATGATATGGCCGGACGGCCCATGACACCTTTTAACCGCGACCCTTCTCAGAACGGCGCCCAAGGACACCTTCcgggtgcggcgcagcagacTGCTGCTCAACTCAACCCTCAGCAGCGCCAGATGCTTGTGATGCAATACCAGGCGTTGCAAACGGCTGTTAAAAACGAGTGGATGAAGGCGCAGAGTGCCCCGTCGCCGGCGATCGCGCAGCAGTTCTTGGTCAATGCTCAGCAGCTTCAAAGCAAGGCGCAGTCAATCGTGACCTTGTTGCAGAATGAccctgcgcagcagcagacCCAGGCGGGTTTCTCGGGCGGGGGCCAAAACCAAGGCATGAACCCAATGTTCCAGCTCCAGCTCCAgctccagcagcagcaggctcAGCAGCAGGCTCAGCAGCAGGCTCAGCAACAGGGACAGCATACACAGGGCATGCAAGGGCAGCAGGTTGGTGCGCAGCCTGGGCAGGGCCAGCAGCaacagcagcagcagcagcaggtgCAGGGCCCTAATGCCATGGCTGCGTTGATGAACCACCAGGTGATGCTGCAGCAACAGCaacagcagcagcagcagcagcagcagcagcagcagcagcaaaAACCGGGGTTCATGGCAAATACGCCCGGTGGATCCCATGTGGCTACTAACTTGCGCTCCGGTGCTACGTTCAACGAGTTGGATTTTTCCGGAAACAATGTGAACGCCTCTGCGGCGAACCCCTACTTCCAGCAGCAAATGGCGCTGAACAACCCTAATGCTGCAATGGCTTttcagcagcagcagcagcagcagcagcagcagcagcgccggccTGGAATGCCGCAAAACCAGGCGCATATGCAGGGCATGGGCAACCGCGCGCACTCGATGATGGGAGTGCCTGACTCGGCGAAGCAAGGCGCGAGTGAGAACGGTGCTCCCCCCTCCGCTGCAGCAGTGCGCGGTAGTGCAACTGCGCCCTCGACACCTGTCACAATGCATGCCAACGTTGCGAAcaagcagcgtgcgccctCAGCTCAACGTGCGCCCTCGCAAGCCCCTAATGCCGGCCGTCCGCTTGGCCAAGGCGATCCTAATGCGAGCCCCTGGCAGGCGCATGCGTCTGCGCAAGGCATGgactcgccgtcgacgcctGGTGCTGGAAAGCAGAAAAAGAAACAAGGGCGGACAAGTACAGGCAAGACGCCGGTGATGTCCAACCGTGCGCTGGGTGGTGATGGCGAAGGGAACCAGGAGAAGGGTGGTGAGCAAGGCGACTGGGATGCAAGCAGTTCCAAGAGCGACGGCGGTGTGCCCTCGTCGAACAATGGTATGCTGTCGATGAGTGGCAAAGGACTTTCGCAGAGCATGCTAGGCCAAGGTGCGTCCGGTATGCAAGCGAGTCTACAGTCGTTGCAGCCGCATTCCGTGCTGGGTATGCCCTCGGCGATGGACGACATGACGAACGGGCTGGATGCGACGATGTCCTCGGACCTCGGCAACCCCAGTGCACTCGGCATTAATGGCGGAATGGGCGCCGGTGTGGGCGGAACGGACGACTTTGCGAGCATGTTTGGCGTGTCGGACATCTTTGACTTTGACTTTGATGGTGGAAATGATGCTGCGGGAAGTGGTAGCGGGCTGCTGGGCAGTGCCGGTACCTCTGGAAGCAATCATGCAGGCACGAACATGTCTGCCGGGCACGAAGACAAAGCCGGATCCGATGCGAGCAACAAGGTGCACCTAAAGGCTGAGCCCTAA
- the apm1 gene encoding AP-1 adaptor complex mu subunit Apm1 (EggNog:ENOG503NVTZ; COG:U), with protein MASVVAILDVKGKPLIQRSYRDDVDASALDRFLPLVLEVEEEHGTGAIQPCMSSQGVNYMHVRHNNLYLLALSRRNTNAAEILLFLHKLASVLEEYFKQLEEESIRDNFVILYELLDEMMDFGYPQTTESKILQEYITQESHKLELQVRPPMAVTNAVSWRSEGIRYRKNEVFLDVVESVNLLVNANGHVVRSEIVGAVKMKCYLSGMPELRLGLNDKVMFESMGRTSRGKAIEMEDVKFHQCVRLSRFENDRTISFIPPDGEFELMSYRLNTQIKPLIWAEAVVERHEGSRIEFMVKVKAQFKRRSTANNVEIFISVPDDADSPKFRAAIGSVTYAPELSAMVWKIKQLGGGKEYLMRAHFGLPSVRNEESLVRRTPINVKFEIPYFTVSGIQVRYLKIVEKSGYQALPWVRYITQNGEYDLRTQSEKSQARLAHFAS; from the exons ATGGCGAGTGTCGTGGCGATCTTGGACGTAAAGGGCAAGCCATTGATTCAGCGGTCTTATCGCGATGACGTGGATGCCTCTGCGCTGGACCGTTTCCTCCCTCTTGTGCTCGAAGTCGAAGAGGAGCATGGAACAGGCGCCATTCAGCCGTGCATGAGCTCGCAAGGTGTGAATTATATGCATGTGCGCCATAACAACTTGTACT TGCTTGCTCTTTCGCGGCGCAACACCAACGCGGCTGAGATCCTCCTGTTTCTGCACAAGCTCGCTTCCGTGCTGGAAGAGTACTTTAAGCAGCTGGAAGAAGAATCGATCCGCGACAACTTTGTCATTCTTtacgagctgctggatgAAATGATGGACTTTGGATACCCGCAGACGACCGAAAGCAAGATCTTGCAAGA GTATATCACACAGGAATCGCACAAGCTGGAGCTCCAGGTGCGCCCGCCCATGGCTGTTACCAACGCGGTATCCTGGCGGTCAGAGGGTATTCGATACCGCAAGAACGAGGTGTTCTTGGACGTGGTCGAAAGCGTCAACCTGCTTGTCAACGCCAACGGCCATGTCGTGCGCAGTGAAATTGTGGGCGCTGTCAAGATGAAGTGCTACCTCTCCGGCATGCCCGAGCTGCGTCTGGGCCTCAATGACAAGGTGATGTTTGAGAGCATGGGTCGAA cgtcgcgtggAAAGGCGATCGAAATGGAAGACGTCAAGTTCCACCAGTGCGTGCGTCTCTCTCGCTTCGAGAACGACCGCACAATCTCGTTCATTCCTCCGGATGGTGAATTTGAGCTGATGAGCTACCGCCTGAATACTCAGATCAAGCCATTGATTTGGGCAGAAGCCGTGGTCGAGCGTCACGAAGGCTCGCGCATCGAATTCATGGTCAAGGTCAAGGCGCAGTTCAAGCGCCGATCGACCGCGAACAATGTCGAGATCTTCATTTCCGTACCCGATGATGCTGATTCGCCCAAGTTCCGC GCTGCGATTGGTTCCGTTACCTATGCGCCCGAGCTTTCGGCTATGGTGTGGAAGATTAAGCAGCTGGGCGGTGGTAAGGAGTATCTCATGCGCGCCCATTTCGGTCTGCCGAGCGTACGCAATG AGGAGTcgctggtgcgccgcaccccGATCAATGTCAAGTTTGAAATACCCTACTTCACCGTATCCGGCATCCAGGTGCGCTATCTCAAGATTGTGGAAAAGTCTGGCTACCAAGCGCTGC CATGGGTCCGTTATATTACCCAG AATGGCGAGTACGACCTGCGTACACAAAGCGAAAAGTCGCAAGCTCGGCTTGCGCACTTTGCGTCGTAG
- a CDS encoding uncharacterized protein (EggNog:ENOG503P5PC; COG:A), translated as MLTQADVNDPISSPVRTGREELNEDVHLDEPMDERAERDWQNAENDDFDRRDARDAEQDDGRSDRGYDRRDRARDSRRGRDDDDDRAPPPRRFDDRDRRDRSGYPPRNTPRGPPANRPAPTPSNIVGAFGLSIRTTERDLEDEFGRIGPVEKVVIVYDTRTGRSRGFGFVTMRDVESASEAVKQLNNIDLQGRHIRVDFSSTTRPHDPTPGEYRGNPRLTDDRPPRTGGSSYRGSAFSDRSRGYGRDRDYDRRDRDFGRDRGYGRDRDYDRDYDRGYGRGDRDRDYGRDRDYGRDRDYDRDRDYDRRDSGRYDDRPPRSYRDDRGPPRRRGAPSDAPDWRRGASPVRGSSPPPRQRSRSPPRYRDEYEGERSREPRGYEPRGYDRDDRRDTQDRYATDAPVQRDEE; from the exons ATGCTAACGCAGGCGGACGTGAATGACCCCATCTCGAGTCCCGTGCGTACGGGACGCGAAGAACTGAACGAGGATGTGCATCTAG ATGAGCCGATGGACGAGCGCGCAGAGCGCGACTGGCAGAATGCCGAGAACGACGACTTtgaccgccgcgacgcgcgcgatgcggagCAGGATGACGGGCGCTCGGACCGTGGCTATGACCGCCGTGACCGCGCGCGTgactcgcgccgcggccgcgacgacgacgacgaccgtgcgccgccgccccgccgcttcgacgaccgcgaccgccgcgaccgctCTGGATACCCTCCCCGGAACACTCCGCGCGGACCGCCGGCGAACCGCCCGGCCCCGACGCCGTCCAACATCGTCGGCGCATTCGGCCTTAGCATCCGCACGACCGAGCGCGACTTGGAGGACGAGTTTGGGCGCATCGGGCCAGTGGAAAAGGTGGTGATTGTGTACGATACGCGCACGGGTCGCTCGCGCGGATTCGGCTTTGtgacgatgcgcgacgtggaATCGGCTAGTGAGGCGGTGAAGCAGCTGAACAACATCGACCTGCAGGGCCGCCACATCCGCGTCGACTTTTCGAGCACCACCCGCCCGCACGACCCTACGCCGGGCGAGTACCGCGGCAACCCGCGCCTGACAGACGACCGCCCTCCGCGTACGGGCGGCAGCTCGTACCGCGGCAGCGCGTTTAGCGACCGCAGCCGCGGCTATGGCCGCGACCGCGACtacgaccgccgcgaccgcgacTTTGGCCGTGACCGTGGCTACGGCCGCGACCGTGACTACGACCGCGACTACGACCGTGGCTACGGGCGCGGTGACCGCGACCGTGACTATGGCCGCGACCGTGATTATGGCCGCGACCGCGACTACGACCGGGACCGCGACTACGACCGCCGCGATAGTGGCCGGTACGATGATCGCCCTCCTCGTTCGTACCGCGACGACCGtggcccgccgcgccgccgcggtgcgccgtcCGACGCACCGGACTGGCGCCGTGGTGCGAGCCCTGTGCgtggctcgtcgccgccgcctcggcagcgctcgcgcagcccCCCTCGTTACCGCGACGAATACgaaggcgagcgcagccgcgaGCCGCGTGGCTACGAGCCGCGTGGCTATgaccgcgacgaccgcaGGGACACGCAAGACCGGTATGCAACCGACGCGCCTGTGCAACGTGACGAAGAGTAA
- a CDS encoding 2-dehydropantoate 2-reductase (EggNog:ENOG503NW7C; COG:E) — protein sequence MATQGPHVLVLGFGGVGALYAYVLQKGGASITAVCRSNYETVKEKGIDVVSEKYGTHRQWRPDHVVRSPEEVNDVPFDLRPSSATIRPFLEKNLSFSPKKLPLVVLIQNGVGIEQEVYDSLVTSKTPLASGVVSGLTWVGVTLLGEGTRIEHGLMERLKIGLYPPPLDEAPPKELGEDFDRLVQLFAKGDSEVEASNDIVSVRWSKVLWNISWGGVSTLARQPVSIMLQAEMLPYTCGVVRGIMLELLAIARADGIEEKRLPAGTVDYVYELTFKSSRAKIRLSKNPDEFYETGQATYLPDDFKPSILVDLERQRPMELDSIFGNLISIARKKNVDTPRLDLIVTALKPSQLEFVRASKGNPEPNTSAPDYNVYDANPSLNKTGGAPVLSQ from the exons ATGGCGACTCAAGGACCCCACGTACTTGTGCTCGGCTttggcggcgtcggcgcgctctaTGCGTATGTGCTCCAGAAAGGAGGAGCGAGTATCACGGCGGTCTGCCGCTCGAACTATGAGACGGTGAAGGAGAAAGGCATCGATGTCGTGTCCGAGAAGTACGGTACCCATCGCCAGTGGCGCCCAGACCATGTCGTGCGGTCACCGGAGGAGGTGAACGATGTGCCCTTTGATT TGCGCCCGAGCAGTGCTACGATCCGCCCGTTCTTGGAGAAGAACCTGTCCTTTTCGCCCAAGAAGCTGCCGCTTGTTGTCCTGATCCAGAACGGTGTGGGTATTGAACAGGAGGTCTATGACTCGCTCGTGACCTCGAAAACTCCCCTGGCGAGCGGTGTGGTGAGTGGCCTGACGTGGGTCGGAGTCACGCTTCTTGGCGAGGGtacgcgcatcgagcacgGCCTGATGGAACGCCTAAAGATCGGTCTCTACCCtccgccgctcgacgaagCCCCGCccaaggagctcggcgaggactTTGACAGGCTCGTTCAGCTGTTTGCCAAGGGCGACTCGGAAGTCGAGGCGTCCAACGACATTGtcagcgtgcgctggagcaAGGTGCTGTGGAATATCAGCTGGGGTGGTGTTTCTAccctcgcgcgccagccGGTGTCAATCATGCTGCAAGCAGAGATGCTGCCCTACACGTGTGGTGTGGTGCGTGGCATtatgctcgagctcctggcaATCGCCCGTGCGGACGGTATCGAAGAGAAACGCTTGCCCGCTGGAACGGTCGACTACGTCTACGAACTGACGTTTAAGAGCTCCCGTGCCAAGATCCGCTTAAGCAAGAATCCCGATGAGTTCTACGAGACGGGTCAGGCGACCTACCTTCCCGACGACTTCAAGCCCAGCATCCTTGTCGACCTGGAGCGCCAGCGTCCTATGGAGCTGGACTCGATCTTTGGCAACCTGATCAGCATCGCGCGCAAGAAGAATGTCGATACGCCGCGCCTAGACTTGATTGTCACCGCCTTGAAGCCCTCGCAACTCGAGTTTGTGCGCGCCTCCAAGGGCAATCCGGAGCCGAACACGTCGGCTCCGGACTACAATGTCTATGACGCCAACCCCAGCCTGAACAagacgggcggcgcgccggttCTCTCGCAGTAA